One Capra hircus breed San Clemente chromosome 29, ASM170441v1, whole genome shotgun sequence genomic region harbors:
- the RAB3IL1 gene encoding guanine nucleotide exchange factor for Rab-3A isoform X1, which produces MDPAEKPAECPARGKCPVFLAVSSGTVRYAPSGLGPALEGNLGEQPSDTDSQPHPDEGHPPPLEAVPVPWKSVGPYKSHRESLGGLPETPAGEEAQGEEGPAATQLDVSRLRSSSMEIREKGSEFLKEELHKAQKELKLKDEECERLSKVREQLEQELEELTASLFEEAHRMVRDANMKQAASEKQLKEARGKIDMLQAEVTALKTLVITSTPASPNRELHPQLLSPTKAGPRKGHLRHKSTSSALCPAVCPVAGHILTPDKEGKEVDTTLFAEFQAWRESPTLDKTSPFLERVYREDVGPCLDFTMQELSALVRSAVEDNTLTIEPVASQTLPTVKVAAVDCGHTNGFRAPIDTTCALSGLACACRHRIRLGDSESHYYISPSSRARITAVCNFFTYIRYIQQGLVRQDAEPMFWEITRLRKEMSLAKLGFFPHEA; this is translated from the exons ATGGACCCCGCAGAGAAGCCTGCTGAGTGCCCAGCCCGAGGAAAATGTCCTGTGTTCCTGGCAGTGAGCTCAGGGACTGTCCGCTATGCTCCATCAGGTCTGGGCCCTGCACTCGAGGGGAACTTGGGAGAGCAGCCTTCGGACACAGACAG CCAGCCTCACCCGGACGAGGGCCATCCGCCACCCCTTGAAGCTGTCCCAGTCCCCTGGAAGAGCGTGGGCCCCTACAAAAGCCACAGGGAGTCCCTGGGAGGCCTACCGGAGACCCCTGCAGGGGAGGAGGCCCAAGGTGAGGAGGGCCCTGCAGCCACCCAGCTGGACGTGTCGCGCCTGCGCAGCTCTTCCATGGAGATCCGAGAGAAGGGCTCGGAGTTCCTGAAGGAGGAGCTGCACAAAGCCCAGAAG GAGCTGAAGCTCAAGGATGAGGAGTGTGAGCGGCTGTCCAAGGTGCGGGAACAGCTGGAgcaggagctggaggagctgACAGCCAGTCTGTTTGAG GAAGCCCACAGGATGGTGCGAGACGCCAACATGAAGCAGGCAGCGTCAGAAAAGCAGCTGAAGGAGGCCCGGGGCAAG ATTGACATGCTGCAGGCAGAGGTGACAGCCTTGAAGACACTGGTCATCACGTCCACACCAGCCTCTCCCAACCGCGAGCTCCACCCGCAGCTGCTCAGCCCCACCAAGGCCGGACCCCGCAAGGGCCACTTGCGCCATAAGAGCACCAGCAGCGCCCTCTGCCCCGCGGTGTGCCCCGTTGCGGGGCACATCCTCACCCCGGACAAGGAGGGCAAAGAG gTGGACACGACCCTGTTTGCAGAGTTCCAGGCCTGGAGGGAATCGCCTACTCTGGACAAGACCTCCCCGTTCCTGGAAAGGGTGTACCGGGAGGATGTGGGCCCCTGCCTGGACTTCACCATGCAGGAG CTCTCGGCCCTAGTCCGGTCCGCCGTGGAGGACAACACGCTCACCATCGAGCCTGTGGCTTCGCAAACCCTGCCCACAGTGAAGgtggctgctgttgactgtggtcACACAAA TGGGTTCCGGGCCCCGATTGACAC AACATGTGCCCTGAGCGGGCTGGCCTGCGCCTGTCGTCACCGAATCCGGCTTGGGGACTCTGAGAGCCACTACTACATCTCACCATCCTCCCGGGCCAGG ATCACGGCCGTGTGCAACTTCTTCACCTACATCCGCTACATCCAGCAAGGCCTGGTGCGGCAGGACG CGGAGCCCATGTTCTGGGAGATCACGAGGCTGCGGAAGGAAATGTCACTGGCCAAGCTCGGCTTCTTCCCCCACGAGGCCTAG
- the RAB3IL1 gene encoding guanine nucleotide exchange factor for Rab-3A isoform X2: MDPAEKPAECPARGKCPVFLAVSSGTVRYAPSGLGPALEGNLGEQPSDTDSQPHPDEGHPPPLEAVPVPWKSVGPYKSHRESLGGLPETPAGEEAQGEEGPAATQLDVSRLRSSSMEIREKGSEFLKEELHKAQKELKLKDEECERLSKVREQLEQELEELTASLFEEAHRMVRDANMKQAASEKQLKEARGKIDMLQAEVTALKTLVITSTPASPNRELHPQLLSPTKAGPRKGHLRHKSTSSALCPAVCPVAGHILTPDKEGKEVDTTLFAEFQAWRESPTLDKTSPFLERVYREDVGPCLDFTMQELSALVRSAVEDNTLTIEPVASQTLPTVKVAAVDCGHTKTCALSGLACACRHRIRLGDSESHYYISPSSRARITAVCNFFTYIRYIQQGLVRQDAEPMFWEITRLRKEMSLAKLGFFPHEA, from the exons ATGGACCCCGCAGAGAAGCCTGCTGAGTGCCCAGCCCGAGGAAAATGTCCTGTGTTCCTGGCAGTGAGCTCAGGGACTGTCCGCTATGCTCCATCAGGTCTGGGCCCTGCACTCGAGGGGAACTTGGGAGAGCAGCCTTCGGACACAGACAG CCAGCCTCACCCGGACGAGGGCCATCCGCCACCCCTTGAAGCTGTCCCAGTCCCCTGGAAGAGCGTGGGCCCCTACAAAAGCCACAGGGAGTCCCTGGGAGGCCTACCGGAGACCCCTGCAGGGGAGGAGGCCCAAGGTGAGGAGGGCCCTGCAGCCACCCAGCTGGACGTGTCGCGCCTGCGCAGCTCTTCCATGGAGATCCGAGAGAAGGGCTCGGAGTTCCTGAAGGAGGAGCTGCACAAAGCCCAGAAG GAGCTGAAGCTCAAGGATGAGGAGTGTGAGCGGCTGTCCAAGGTGCGGGAACAGCTGGAgcaggagctggaggagctgACAGCCAGTCTGTTTGAG GAAGCCCACAGGATGGTGCGAGACGCCAACATGAAGCAGGCAGCGTCAGAAAAGCAGCTGAAGGAGGCCCGGGGCAAG ATTGACATGCTGCAGGCAGAGGTGACAGCCTTGAAGACACTGGTCATCACGTCCACACCAGCCTCTCCCAACCGCGAGCTCCACCCGCAGCTGCTCAGCCCCACCAAGGCCGGACCCCGCAAGGGCCACTTGCGCCATAAGAGCACCAGCAGCGCCCTCTGCCCCGCGGTGTGCCCCGTTGCGGGGCACATCCTCACCCCGGACAAGGAGGGCAAAGAG gTGGACACGACCCTGTTTGCAGAGTTCCAGGCCTGGAGGGAATCGCCTACTCTGGACAAGACCTCCCCGTTCCTGGAAAGGGTGTACCGGGAGGATGTGGGCCCCTGCCTGGACTTCACCATGCAGGAG CTCTCGGCCCTAGTCCGGTCCGCCGTGGAGGACAACACGCTCACCATCGAGCCTGTGGCTTCGCAAACCCTGCCCACAGTGAAGgtggctgctgttgactgtggtcACACAAA AACATGTGCCCTGAGCGGGCTGGCCTGCGCCTGTCGTCACCGAATCCGGCTTGGGGACTCTGAGAGCCACTACTACATCTCACCATCCTCCCGGGCCAGG ATCACGGCCGTGTGCAACTTCTTCACCTACATCCGCTACATCCAGCAAGGCCTGGTGCGGCAGGACG CGGAGCCCATGTTCTGGGAGATCACGAGGCTGCGGAAGGAAATGTCACTGGCCAAGCTCGGCTTCTTCCCCCACGAGGCCTAG
- the RAB3IL1 gene encoding guanine nucleotide exchange factor for Rab-3A isoform X4: MWSGQPHPDEGHPPPLEAVPVPWKSVGPYKSHRESLGGLPETPAGEEAQGEEGPAATQLDVSRLRSSSMEIREKGSEFLKEELHKAQKELKLKDEECERLSKVREQLEQELEELTASLFEEAHRMVRDANMKQAASEKQLKEARGKIDMLQAEVTALKTLVITSTPASPNRELHPQLLSPTKAGPRKGHLRHKSTSSALCPAVCPVAGHILTPDKEGKEVDTTLFAEFQAWRESPTLDKTSPFLERVYREDVGPCLDFTMQELSALVRSAVEDNTLTIEPVASQTLPTVKVAAVDCGHTKTCALSGLACACRHRIRLGDSESHYYISPSSRARITAVCNFFTYIRYIQQGLVRQDAEPMFWEITRLRKEMSLAKLGFFPHEA; the protein is encoded by the exons ATGTGGAGCGG CCAGCCTCACCCGGACGAGGGCCATCCGCCACCCCTTGAAGCTGTCCCAGTCCCCTGGAAGAGCGTGGGCCCCTACAAAAGCCACAGGGAGTCCCTGGGAGGCCTACCGGAGACCCCTGCAGGGGAGGAGGCCCAAGGTGAGGAGGGCCCTGCAGCCACCCAGCTGGACGTGTCGCGCCTGCGCAGCTCTTCCATGGAGATCCGAGAGAAGGGCTCGGAGTTCCTGAAGGAGGAGCTGCACAAAGCCCAGAAG GAGCTGAAGCTCAAGGATGAGGAGTGTGAGCGGCTGTCCAAGGTGCGGGAACAGCTGGAgcaggagctggaggagctgACAGCCAGTCTGTTTGAG GAAGCCCACAGGATGGTGCGAGACGCCAACATGAAGCAGGCAGCGTCAGAAAAGCAGCTGAAGGAGGCCCGGGGCAAG ATTGACATGCTGCAGGCAGAGGTGACAGCCTTGAAGACACTGGTCATCACGTCCACACCAGCCTCTCCCAACCGCGAGCTCCACCCGCAGCTGCTCAGCCCCACCAAGGCCGGACCCCGCAAGGGCCACTTGCGCCATAAGAGCACCAGCAGCGCCCTCTGCCCCGCGGTGTGCCCCGTTGCGGGGCACATCCTCACCCCGGACAAGGAGGGCAAAGAG gTGGACACGACCCTGTTTGCAGAGTTCCAGGCCTGGAGGGAATCGCCTACTCTGGACAAGACCTCCCCGTTCCTGGAAAGGGTGTACCGGGAGGATGTGGGCCCCTGCCTGGACTTCACCATGCAGGAG CTCTCGGCCCTAGTCCGGTCCGCCGTGGAGGACAACACGCTCACCATCGAGCCTGTGGCTTCGCAAACCCTGCCCACAGTGAAGgtggctgctgttgactgtggtcACACAAA AACATGTGCCCTGAGCGGGCTGGCCTGCGCCTGTCGTCACCGAATCCGGCTTGGGGACTCTGAGAGCCACTACTACATCTCACCATCCTCCCGGGCCAGG ATCACGGCCGTGTGCAACTTCTTCACCTACATCCGCTACATCCAGCAAGGCCTGGTGCGGCAGGACG CGGAGCCCATGTTCTGGGAGATCACGAGGCTGCGGAAGGAAATGTCACTGGCCAAGCTCGGCTTCTTCCCCCACGAGGCCTAG
- the RAB3IL1 gene encoding guanine nucleotide exchange factor for Rab-3A isoform X3: MWSGQPHPDEGHPPPLEAVPVPWKSVGPYKSHRESLGGLPETPAGEEAQGEEGPAATQLDVSRLRSSSMEIREKGSEFLKEELHKAQKELKLKDEECERLSKVREQLEQELEELTASLFEEAHRMVRDANMKQAASEKQLKEARGKIDMLQAEVTALKTLVITSTPASPNRELHPQLLSPTKAGPRKGHLRHKSTSSALCPAVCPVAGHILTPDKEGKEVDTTLFAEFQAWRESPTLDKTSPFLERVYREDVGPCLDFTMQELSALVRSAVEDNTLTIEPVASQTLPTVKVAAVDCGHTNGFRAPIDTTCALSGLACACRHRIRLGDSESHYYISPSSRARITAVCNFFTYIRYIQQGLVRQDAEPMFWEITRLRKEMSLAKLGFFPHEA, translated from the exons ATGTGGAGCGG CCAGCCTCACCCGGACGAGGGCCATCCGCCACCCCTTGAAGCTGTCCCAGTCCCCTGGAAGAGCGTGGGCCCCTACAAAAGCCACAGGGAGTCCCTGGGAGGCCTACCGGAGACCCCTGCAGGGGAGGAGGCCCAAGGTGAGGAGGGCCCTGCAGCCACCCAGCTGGACGTGTCGCGCCTGCGCAGCTCTTCCATGGAGATCCGAGAGAAGGGCTCGGAGTTCCTGAAGGAGGAGCTGCACAAAGCCCAGAAG GAGCTGAAGCTCAAGGATGAGGAGTGTGAGCGGCTGTCCAAGGTGCGGGAACAGCTGGAgcaggagctggaggagctgACAGCCAGTCTGTTTGAG GAAGCCCACAGGATGGTGCGAGACGCCAACATGAAGCAGGCAGCGTCAGAAAAGCAGCTGAAGGAGGCCCGGGGCAAG ATTGACATGCTGCAGGCAGAGGTGACAGCCTTGAAGACACTGGTCATCACGTCCACACCAGCCTCTCCCAACCGCGAGCTCCACCCGCAGCTGCTCAGCCCCACCAAGGCCGGACCCCGCAAGGGCCACTTGCGCCATAAGAGCACCAGCAGCGCCCTCTGCCCCGCGGTGTGCCCCGTTGCGGGGCACATCCTCACCCCGGACAAGGAGGGCAAAGAG gTGGACACGACCCTGTTTGCAGAGTTCCAGGCCTGGAGGGAATCGCCTACTCTGGACAAGACCTCCCCGTTCCTGGAAAGGGTGTACCGGGAGGATGTGGGCCCCTGCCTGGACTTCACCATGCAGGAG CTCTCGGCCCTAGTCCGGTCCGCCGTGGAGGACAACACGCTCACCATCGAGCCTGTGGCTTCGCAAACCCTGCCCACAGTGAAGgtggctgctgttgactgtggtcACACAAA TGGGTTCCGGGCCCCGATTGACAC AACATGTGCCCTGAGCGGGCTGGCCTGCGCCTGTCGTCACCGAATCCGGCTTGGGGACTCTGAGAGCCACTACTACATCTCACCATCCTCCCGGGCCAGG ATCACGGCCGTGTGCAACTTCTTCACCTACATCCGCTACATCCAGCAAGGCCTGGTGCGGCAGGACG CGGAGCCCATGTTCTGGGAGATCACGAGGCTGCGGAAGGAAATGTCACTGGCCAAGCTCGGCTTCTTCCCCCACGAGGCCTAG